CAGCCCGGGCAGGCGCTCGACAAGAAAACGCGAAAAGGCGATCGCGGCGGCGCCGGCGCCCTCGACAGGCGTGAGCATGCCCAGGGGCTCGCAGTAGAGCGGCAGCGCGATGTCCAGCTGCACCAGCTGCCCGCGATCCAGCGCATGCTGGATCATGCTTTTGGGCAGGACAGTAATCAGGCGTTCCTGCTGCAGGAAAGCCTGCAGGATCGTCTGGGAACGCGTGGCCACCGTCTTGACCGCGGGATTGGCGTCCGCGCCTTCGATCAATTGATCGAAGGCATAGCGCGGCGATGCCGGCGAAGGCACCAGGATCCACGTTTCCTTGAACAAGGTCTTCAGCGCCAGATTGCGCCGCTTGGCCAAGGGGTGCAAAGGCCCGGCGGCGATGACATAGGCGTCTTCGATCAGCGGAACGAACGTCCAGCCTTCCGGCACGATGGCCGGTTCGCGGCACAGCGCCAGGTCGATCCCGTCCTGCGCGATCAGCTCGCCGATCTCGCGCACATCCGTTTCCAGCACGTTCAACCAGATGGATGGATGACGCTGGCTGAAAGGCTGCAGCGCATGCGTCAACAAGCCGGAAACCGCGCTGGTGATCGCCGCGATACGCACCACCGAATCCGCCGTGGTGGTCATGGCCGAAGTGACTTCCGCGCAGGCATGCACGGATTCCAGGATGCGCCGCGCGTAAGGCAGCAAGGCCAGCGCGATGGGCGTGGGCGTCATGCCGCGCGCGTGCCGGATGAACAACTGGCAATCGAGCAGCCGCTCCAGGTCATGCAGGATATGCGTCGTGGAAGGCTGGGTCAGCCCCAGCGCCTGCGCGGCGCGCTTGACGCTGCCCAACTCCCGGACCTTGACGAGGGCTTCGATGTGGCGCAGGCGGGCATGCACCATCAGGCGGGATGCAAGGACCGACGTGGCGATGGTCATGATATCGACGTTCTCTATAGGTAGCGCCCATATTCTATTAGTTATTTATCGCCCCCTTGCGCAGAATACGCGGCACTCGACCAACAAACGGAGACAGCCGATGAACCGACGCACCGCCCTGAAAAGCCTGGGCGCCTGGGGAGCCGCGGCCTGCGCCATGCGCACCGGCCTGGCCCAGGCCGCCCAATATCCCACCCACGCCGTCCAGGTCTATGTCGGCACGGCACCGGGGGGCATCACCGACTATATGGGCCGCCTGTTCGCGCAGTGCCTGTCGCAGCGCACGTCGCAAAGCTTTGTCGTGCAGAACCACGGCGGTGCCAGCGGCACATTGGCGGCAGCCGAGGTGGCGCGTTCGCCCGGCGATGGCTATACGCTGCTGGCGACCACGCCCACGGTCATGATCGTGGCGCCGCACATGTACCACTCGCTCAGTTTCAGTCCGGCCAAGGACTTCGTCCCGGTCTGCCTGCTGGGCGCGGGCCCGATGGTGCTTGTCGTCAACGCCAGCCTGCCGGTGCACAGCGTCGCCGACCTCGTCGCCCTGGCACGCGCCAAGCCCAACCAGATCGCCTATGCGTCCGGCGGCACGGGCACCGCCGCCCACCTGACCGGAGAGCTGTTCGCGAAGGCAGCCGGTATCAAGCTGGTGCATGTCCCGTACAAGGGCGACGGACAGGGCGCCATCGACGTCATGAGCGGCCAGGTCGCCATGATGTTCTCGACCATGAACGTGCTGGGCCCGCAGATCAAGGCCGGCCGCGTGCGGGCCCTGGCTGTCGCCAGCAGCAAACGCATGGCCTCCGCGCCGGACATTCCGACGGTGGCCGAAGCGGGCGTCAAGGGCGTCGAATCGCTGGCCTGGGTCGCCATCTATGCGCCCAAGGGAACGCCCGCCGATATCGTCGCCTCGCTCAATGACCAATGGCAGGCGGCCCGCGCCACCCCCGAGGTGTCGAACCAGATCGCATCCGTGGCGATGGACGACGTCGCTTTCAAGACGCCGGCCGAACTGGCGTCATTCCAGAAATCGGAAATGGCCCGGTGGAGCGACGTGATCAAGGCCAGTGGAGTCGAAGCAAATTGAGTACCGTGAAGCGCAACCCGATAGCCGCCCTGGAAACCTTCCTTGTCGATCGCTGGTGCCTGCTGCGGATTACCTGCGAGGATGGGACCACGGGAATCGGTGAAGCGGGCGTGCACGCCTGGCCCGGTCCGACGGCGTCCATGATCGAGCACATGGGCAGCTATCTGATCGGCAAGGACGCCAACCTGATCGAGCATCACGCCCAGTACCTGCAACGCAGCATGCACTTCACCGGCGCGGTCCTGTCGGCGGCGATTTCGGCGATCGACATCGCCTTGTGGGACATCAAGGGCAAGCGCCATGGCGTACCGATCTACGACTTGATGGGCGGCAAGACGCGCGACCGCGTGCGCTGCTATGTACACGTGCATGGCGGCAGCGTGGAAGACCTGGTCGCGGACGCCCGCGCCAAACAGTCCCAGGGGTTTACCGCCCTGCGCTTTTCGCCATTCCGCGACGATTTCCACCTGCACCCGTCCTTCGAATCCTGGGCCAACGACGCCGTCGAACGCGTCGGCGCGCTGCACGAGGCCGTGGGCAAGGATGCGGACCTGTGCATCGAACTGCACCGGCAGATGGACCCGGCCGAATCGATCGCGCTGGCCCAGCGGCTGCAAGCCTTCAAGCCGTTCTTCTACGAAGACCCCATGCGTTCGGACAGCCCGGCCCGCATGGGCGTGGTCCAGGCCCGGTGCGGGCTGCCTATCGCCACCGGCGAACGCTTCACGTCCATATACCAGTTCCAGGATCTGCTGGCGCACAACGGCTGCGACTACATCCGTCCCGACGTTTGCGTGTGCCTGGGACTGACCGGCAGCAAGAAGGCCGCCGCACTGGCCGAGGCGCACCATGTGAAAGTCATTCCGCACAATCCGCTATCGCCGGTGTCGACGGCCGCATGCGTGCAACTGGATGCCTGCATTCCGAACTTCGCCTTGCAGGAATACGTGGGCGAAGACCAGCCCCCCAAGCGCGACATGGTCAACCAGCCGCTGCGGCTGGAGCGGGGTTATCTGATCGTGCCGGAGACGCCGGGCCTGGGTATCGAATTGAACGATGCGGTGCTGGCCGCGCAGCCCAAAAAGGACCTGACGCCGTATGCGCCCATCGGGCTGGATGGTTCGGTGCGGGACTGGTAGGCGACCGCGGCCCCGCGAGCCGCGGCCGCCGGCGATCCGCTTGGGAGACCGCGCACCGATCCCCGGGGATCAACCCGCGGCGGCGGGGGCGTAAAGCCCGGGCGCGAGTTCCGCCCGCATCGTATCGATGAAACAGCGCAGCCGCCGCGGCTGCAGCCTGCTGGCGGGATAGACAAGGTATAGCGGCAAGGCGGGCGCTTGCCATTGCGGCGCCAGCTGCCGCAGGCGGCCCGCCCGCAGGTCGTCCTCGAACACCCATCCGGACGCGACGCAGACGCCCAGCCCCAGCATGGCGGCCGTACGCAGGGCGTACAAGCTATCGGTGGACATGCGCGGCTGGATGGACAGCCGGACCGACTCGCCGGTGCCGATATGGCTCAGGGCGATCTCGTCGCGATAGAACGTACGCAACGCCAGCCAGGGCAATCGCCCCAGATCGGCGGGATGCGCCGGCACACCCCCGCGCTCCAGCAACGCGGGAGCGCCCACGATGATGCGGGGCACATCGCCCAGCTTCAGCGCCACCACGGACTCATCGCGCACTTCGCCGACACGGATCGCGCAGTCCACGCCGTCGGCCACGAAGTCCGGCATGCGATCGTTGAGCAGCCATTCCACCCGCATTCCGGGATAGCGCTCCAGGTAGACCGCCAGGGGATCGACGAACTGCTGCTGCCCGAAGGCGTGCGGCACGACGACGCGCAGGGTGCCGACCGGTTGCTGGCCGGCACCGCGCACTTCGCTATCGAAGGCCTGCCAGGACGCGATCAACTCCTCCGCGCGGTCGTAGCAGCGCCGGCCGTCCTCCGTCAATTGCATGCCGTGCGTGGATCGTTGGATCAGGCGCACGCCGACGGCGCGTTCCAGGGCCTGCAGCCGGCGGCTTACCGTGGGCTGCGTGGCCCCCAATTGTTCGGCCGCGGCGCTGAGGCTGCCGGCGTTGACGATGCGGACGAAGGTGTCGATCAGCGTCAGGCGGTCCGCGCTGCCCTGCCCGGAAATGAGCTCGTTCATACGCCATACGTATAACCGATCTGCGTGCGCGCCGTCTACCGTTACGGCGCCCGGGCGGCCAGAATAGCGCCACTGACCACTTACCCGGATTTCATCATGTCGAATATTCGCTCCACGCATGACGGCCCGGCCACCCCGGCCCCGTTGTCCACCGCCCTCCTTCTGCTGCTGGCGGTCGCCGCCGGCCTGAGCGTCGCCTCCCTCTACTACAGCCAGCCCATGCTCGGCATCCTGGGCCCCGATATCCATGCCGGAGCCCGGACGGTCGGCTGGCTGCCGACCCTGACCCAGCTCGGGTATGCCGCCGGCATCCTGTTCCTGGCGCCGCTGGGCGACCGCTATGACAGAAAACGCATCATCCTGGTCAAGACCGCCGTGCTGGCCGTCGCGCTGATGCTGAGCGGCATCGCGCCGTCGATAGGCGCGCTGCTGGCCGCCAGCTTCGCGATCGGACTGTCGGCGACCCTGGCACAGGACATCGTGCCGGCGGCCGCCACCCTGGCCTCGCCCGACCAGCGCGGCAAAACCGTGGGCACCGTCATGACCGGCCTGCTGCTGGGTATCCTGATGTCGCGTGTCGTCAGCGGTTTCGTCGCGGACCATTTCGGATGGCGCGCGATGTTCCATGCCGCGGCCGTGGCCGTCGTAGTCCTGGGCCTGATGCTGTGGCGCGGCCTGCCGGCGTTCGCGCCGACCACGCGCCTGCCCTACGCCGCGCTGCTGGGCTCCATCACGCAATTATGGCGGGCCCATCCCGGGCTGCGCCTGGCGGCCCTTTCCCAGGGTCTGCTGTCGCTCGCCTTCAGCGCCTTCTGGTCCACGCTGGCGGTCATGCTGCATGCCGCCCCCTTCAACCTGGGTGCCGGCGCGGCGGGCGCTTTCGGTATCGCCGGGGCGGCCGGCGCCCTGGCCGCCCCGCTGGCGGGCCGCATGGCGGACCGTCGCGGCCCCGCCATGGTCAGCCGTATCGGTGCGGCCCTGGTGACCGCCTCTTTCGCCGCGATGGCGCTGATGCCGACGTTGTCGCCCCAAGGCGCGCTGTGGCTGCTGGGCGTCAGTACCGTGGGCTTCGACCTGGGCATCCAGATCGCGCTGATCTCGCACCAGACCATCGTGTATGCCCTGGACCCGGCAGCGCGCAGCCGGCTCAACGCGGTTTTGATGGTGGGCGTGTTCGTCGGCATGGCGGTAGGCGGCGCCCTGGGCAGCCTCGCGCTGGCAAACTTCGGCTGGATCGGCGTTGTCACCATCGCGACGATCGCGGCCGCCGCCGCGCTGATCCTGCGCCTGCGGGCCACGGGGGCGCGCAACGAAGGCGGCGCGCCCATCGCCGCAACCGCCGCGGCGTCCGGCCGCTGAACCGGTTTGCCGCTGCCCACGGATGCGTATCCGGGGGCAGCGCATTTCCGGCTTCATGTGGTTGAATCTGGGCTTTGCACGCCGGACGAAGCCCATGGCCGACCTGAAGCTCCTCGAAGACCTGATCGCGCTGGCGAAGACCGGCAGCTTCGTCCGCGCGGCGGAACTGCGCCACGTCACGCATCCCGCCTTCGGCCGCCGCATCCGTGCCCTGGAGGCATGGGCGGGCGCGCCGCTGGTGCACCGTGGCCAACAGCCGGCGACACTGACACCGAAAGGCGAGGCATTGTTGCGGACCGCGATACAAGTGGTGGAGCAGATGGAGCTGGCCCGCCACCGCATGCACGGGTCCCATGCCGGCGGCGACGCGGTGCTGCGCATCGCCACCGGCCGCAGCCTGGCCCGGACGCTCGTTGCCGACTGGGTGGCGCGCTTGCGGCATCGCACCCCCAAGGTCCTCACGGGCAACGCGCAGGTCGAAATATCCACGGCAGTGATGCAGGAGCTGTCCGTCAGGCTGGAGCAGAACAAGGTCGACATGTTGTGCTGCTACGAACATCCCGCCATGTCGGTCTCGCTAAGCCCGCAGCGCTTCCGATACATCACCCTGGCCACCGACAAACTGGTGCCGGTCACCCAGGTGGATTCGCGCGGGAATCCGCGCTATGTCTTGGGCGAAGGCGGCCGTCCCACGCCCTTGATCGCCTACGCCGGCGGCCTGGCCATGGCGCGCA
Above is a genomic segment from Bordetella genomosp. 11 containing:
- a CDS encoding LysR family transcriptional regulator, with protein sequence MTIATSVLASRLMVHARLRHIEALVKVRELGSVKRAAQALGLTQPSTTHILHDLERLLDCQLFIRHARGMTPTPIALALLPYARRILESVHACAEVTSAMTTTADSVVRIAAITSAVSGLLTHALQPFSQRHPSIWLNVLETDVREIGELIAQDGIDLALCREPAIVPEGWTFVPLIEDAYVIAAGPLHPLAKRRNLALKTLFKETWILVPSPASPRYAFDQLIEGADANPAVKTVATRSQTILQAFLQQERLITVLPKSMIQHALDRGQLVQLDIALPLYCEPLGMLTPVEGAGAAAIAFSRFLVERLPGLLGRATA
- a CDS encoding Bug family tripartite tricarboxylate transporter substrate binding protein, which translates into the protein MNRRTALKSLGAWGAAACAMRTGLAQAAQYPTHAVQVYVGTAPGGITDYMGRLFAQCLSQRTSQSFVVQNHGGASGTLAAAEVARSPGDGYTLLATTPTVMIVAPHMYHSLSFSPAKDFVPVCLLGAGPMVLVVNASLPVHSVADLVALARAKPNQIAYASGGTGTAAHLTGELFAKAAGIKLVHVPYKGDGQGAIDVMSGQVAMMFSTMNVLGPQIKAGRVRALAVASSKRMASAPDIPTVAEAGVKGVESLAWVAIYAPKGTPADIVASLNDQWQAARATPEVSNQIASVAMDDVAFKTPAELASFQKSEMARWSDVIKASGVEAN
- a CDS encoding mandelate racemase/muconate lactonizing enzyme family protein, encoding MKRNPIAALETFLVDRWCLLRITCEDGTTGIGEAGVHAWPGPTASMIEHMGSYLIGKDANLIEHHAQYLQRSMHFTGAVLSAAISAIDIALWDIKGKRHGVPIYDLMGGKTRDRVRCYVHVHGGSVEDLVADARAKQSQGFTALRFSPFRDDFHLHPSFESWANDAVERVGALHEAVGKDADLCIELHRQMDPAESIALAQRLQAFKPFFYEDPMRSDSPARMGVVQARCGLPIATGERFTSIYQFQDLLAHNGCDYIRPDVCVCLGLTGSKKAAALAEAHHVKVIPHNPLSPVSTAACVQLDACIPNFALQEYVGEDQPPKRDMVNQPLRLERGYLIVPETPGLGIELNDAVLAAQPKKDLTPYAPIGLDGSVRDW
- a CDS encoding LysR family transcriptional regulator, producing MNELISGQGSADRLTLIDTFVRIVNAGSLSAAAEQLGATQPTVSRRLQALERAVGVRLIQRSTHGMQLTEDGRRCYDRAEELIASWQAFDSEVRGAGQQPVGTLRVVVPHAFGQQQFVDPLAVYLERYPGMRVEWLLNDRMPDFVADGVDCAIRVGEVRDESVVALKLGDVPRIIVGAPALLERGGVPAHPADLGRLPWLALRTFYRDEIALSHIGTGESVRLSIQPRMSTDSLYALRTAAMLGLGVCVASGWVFEDDLRAGRLRQLAPQWQAPALPLYLVYPASRLQPRRLRCFIDTMRAELAPGLYAPAAAG
- a CDS encoding MFS transporter — encoded protein: MSNIRSTHDGPATPAPLSTALLLLLAVAAGLSVASLYYSQPMLGILGPDIHAGARTVGWLPTLTQLGYAAGILFLAPLGDRYDRKRIILVKTAVLAVALMLSGIAPSIGALLAASFAIGLSATLAQDIVPAAATLASPDQRGKTVGTVMTGLLLGILMSRVVSGFVADHFGWRAMFHAAAVAVVVLGLMLWRGLPAFAPTTRLPYAALLGSITQLWRAHPGLRLAALSQGLLSLAFSAFWSTLAVMLHAAPFNLGAGAAGAFGIAGAAGALAAPLAGRMADRRGPAMVSRIGAALVTASFAAMALMPTLSPQGALWLLGVSTVGFDLGIQIALISHQTIVYALDPAARSRLNAVLMVGVFVGMAVGGALGSLALANFGWIGVVTIATIAAAAALILRLRATGARNEGGAPIAATAAASGR
- a CDS encoding LysR family transcriptional regulator yields the protein MADLKLLEDLIALAKTGSFVRAAELRHVTHPAFGRRIRALEAWAGAPLVHRGQQPATLTPKGEALLRTAIQVVEQMELARHRMHGSHAGGDAVLRIATGRSLARTLVADWVARLRHRTPKVLTGNAQVEISTAVMQELSVRLEQNKVDMLCCYEHPAMSVSLSPQRFRYITLATDKLVPVTQVDSRGNPRYVLGEGGRPTPLIAYAGGLAMARILGDRLETTPHALTPFLRTDSLDVAHGAVANGLGVAWLPWSMVFADCRRGALAALGGRGDEVAFEVRLYRPRARMTELAEAAWAATTRRTP